The following coding sequences lie in one Bacillota bacterium genomic window:
- a CDS encoding SUF system NifU family Fe-S cluster assembly protein has protein sequence MEHYKNPRNKGLLIDETYKQIHIKNPSCGDDITIQTKVEQGIVTDCRHDGTGCSICCSSASVLSETMIGKTIEEAKKVANTYLNMITNETYDTTVDLEEAEVYKGVRLFPARIKCASISWKAFLETIDIK, from the coding sequence TAAAGGGCTATTAATCGATGAAACTTATAAACAAATTCACATAAAAAACCCTAGTTGTGGGGATGATATCACAATTCAAACTAAAGTCGAACAAGGAATTGTAACAGATTGTAGACACGATGGTACTGGGTGCAGTATTTGTTGCTCTTCCGCATCAGTACTTTCAGAAACCATGATTGGAAAAACCATTGAAGAAGCAAAAAAAGTTGCAAATACGTATTTAAACATGATTACAAATGAAACATATGACACAACCGTTGACTTAGAAGAAGCAGAAGTTTACAAAGGGGTTCGATTATTTCCCGCAAGAATCAAATGTGCATCCATCTCATGGAAAGCATTTTTAGAGACAATTGACATAAAGTAG